From a single Aggregatilinea lenta genomic region:
- a CDS encoding glycoside hydrolase family 88/105 protein, with translation MMSTDIDPGQWAVRMSDSVIARHPADQTPAWVYEWGLALKGILDVWRQTGDRAYLAYVRASIDHFVQPDGTIRTYPVEQYNVDFVNPGKNLFPLYELTGDERYAQAARCLRDQMRLHPRTQSGGFWHKLIYPNQMWLDGIYMASPFLAAYAAMFDEPALFDDVVHQIALVERHTRDAKTGLLYHAWDESKQQRWADPDTGCSPHFWGRAVGWFAMALPDVLDFLPADHPRRGEILDILARLVDAIAGVQDPASGVWYQILDLPEREGNYLEASASCMFVYAIAKSVRGGYIPQQWAAVAQHAYRGVLEQFISVDEAGLVSLNRICEVAGLGGTPYRDGSFEYYVKEPVVSNDLKGVGPFILASAAMQRLEA, from the coding sequence ATGATGAGCACAGACATCGATCCCGGCCAGTGGGCGGTTCGGATGTCCGACTCGGTCATCGCACGTCACCCGGCGGACCAGACGCCCGCCTGGGTATATGAATGGGGGCTGGCGCTGAAGGGCATCCTTGATGTCTGGCGACAGACGGGGGATCGCGCCTACCTGGCCTACGTGCGCGCCAGCATCGATCACTTTGTCCAGCCGGACGGCACGATCCGCACCTACCCCGTCGAGCAGTACAATGTCGACTTCGTCAATCCCGGCAAGAACCTGTTCCCGCTGTACGAGTTGACCGGCGACGAACGGTATGCACAGGCGGCGCGCTGCCTGCGCGACCAGATGCGCCTGCACCCGCGCACGCAGTCAGGTGGGTTCTGGCACAAGCTGATTTACCCCAACCAGATGTGGCTGGACGGGATCTACATGGCGTCGCCGTTCCTGGCAGCCTACGCGGCAATGTTCGACGAACCGGCGCTGTTCGACGACGTGGTGCACCAGATTGCCCTGGTCGAACGCCACACGCGCGATGCGAAGACGGGCCTGCTCTATCACGCCTGGGACGAAAGCAAACAGCAGCGATGGGCCGATCCTGACACGGGCTGTTCGCCACACTTTTGGGGCCGCGCAGTCGGCTGGTTCGCGATGGCGCTGCCGGACGTGCTCGACTTCCTCCCTGCGGATCATCCGCGCCGGGGCGAAATTCTGGATATCCTCGCGCGGCTGGTCGACGCGATCGCCGGGGTACAGGACCCCGCATCCGGCGTCTGGTATCAGATACTCGACCTGCCTGAGCGCGAGGGGAACTACCTCGAAGCATCGGCCTCGTGCATGTTCGTCTATGCGATCGCGAAGAGCGTGCGCGGTGGCTATATCCCTCAGCAGTGGGCCGCCGTTGCGCAGCACGCTTACCGGGGCGTCCTGGAGCAGTTCATCTCCGTGGACGAGGCCGGGCTGGTGTCCCTGAACCGGATCTGTGAGGTCGCCGGGCTGGGCGGCACGCCCTACCGCGACGGATCCTTCGAGTACTACGTCAAAGAACCTGTCGTCAGTAACGATCTCAAAGGCGTGGGGCCGTTCATTCTGGCCAGCGCCGCCATGCAGCGCCTTGAAGCGTGA
- a CDS encoding carbohydrate ABC transporter permease → MSKKTLRLVLIYSAATLLALYTLLPILWVLLTSLKTESEIVSFPPRIFPDHVTFDNYARMFETDYRYYARNSLIVGVAGTALVMLLSVASGYSYSKFFAYKAKNAMMIFIIIARMVPEIAVIIPLYFLMQTYDLYDSKTGLILMLAAMAFPLATWLLKTFFDDVPVSITEAATIDGCSSMGVLVRVILPISWPAIASTVTITFLTIWNSFLIPLVFTKSIESKTLPVAISEIAYGEYGVNWGGLSAIAIITIVPVFLIGLFAQKYLTAGLTAGAEKG, encoded by the coding sequence ATGTCTAAAAAAACACTGCGCCTGGTCCTGATCTATTCCGCGGCGACGCTGCTCGCCCTGTATACCCTGCTGCCGATACTCTGGGTTCTGCTCACCTCGCTGAAAACTGAGAGCGAGATCGTCAGTTTCCCCCCGCGTATCTTCCCTGACCACGTCACATTTGATAACTATGCCAGGATGTTCGAGACAGACTACCGGTATTATGCCCGCAACAGCCTGATCGTCGGCGTGGCCGGGACGGCGCTGGTCATGCTCCTGTCTGTTGCATCGGGCTATTCCTATTCCAAGTTCTTCGCCTATAAAGCCAAAAACGCGATGATGATCTTCATCATTATCGCGCGCATGGTGCCTGAAATCGCGGTAATCATCCCCCTGTATTTCCTCATGCAGACGTACGACCTGTACGATTCAAAAACAGGGCTGATCTTGATGCTGGCCGCGATGGCCTTCCCGTTGGCGACCTGGCTGCTGAAGACGTTCTTTGACGACGTGCCCGTGTCGATTACGGAGGCGGCGACCATTGACGGCTGTTCCTCGATGGGGGTGCTGGTGCGCGTGATCCTGCCGATTTCCTGGCCCGCCATCGCCAGCACCGTGACGATCACCTTCCTGACAATCTGGAACTCGTTCCTCATTCCGCTCGTCTTCACCAAGTCGATCGAGTCCAAGACGCTGCCGGTGGCGATTTCCGAGATCGCCTACGGGGAATATGGCGTAAACTGGGGCGGTCTGTCGGCCATCGCGATCATCACGATCGTGCCCGTGTTCCTGATCGGCCTCTTCGCGCAGAAGTACCTCACCGCCGGGCTAACCGCAGGGGCGGAAAAAGGGTAA
- a CDS encoding dihydrodipicolinate synthase family protein, translating to MSFPRGIIPAMLTAYTADGDVDVDATKAFAEWLIGKGVHGLSPTGSTGEGAAMTDDERLVVIKATIEQAAGRVPVYAGIIHYSTKLAIKLATSAMDAGADGVMVLLPFYYGPTIPSAMDHLRAVSHAIGQPIMVYNNPWFAGFELSPEQVRTLVDEGVVNSIKAAHGDPMRVNYLKYLCGDKITALYGHDYAPLEAFAAGGDGWLSGFPNVVPDLAVELFDAVHNKADLTLAQSIWARIAPLGYYFMYERTGPNAAPHWLTVFKEMLRLLGEDIGMPRLPAVEMTPDERAVLRKYVAMVYPEQVAAD from the coding sequence ATGAGTTTTCCAAGAGGCATCATCCCAGCAATGCTTACCGCCTATACCGCGGACGGCGACGTCGACGTGGATGCGACAAAAGCGTTTGCGGAATGGCTGATCGGTAAGGGCGTTCATGGCCTGTCGCCTACGGGCAGCACGGGTGAGGGCGCGGCTATGACCGACGACGAGCGCTTGGTCGTGATCAAGGCGACGATCGAGCAAGCGGCGGGCCGCGTGCCGGTGTATGCCGGTATCATTCACTATTCGACCAAGCTCGCCATCAAGTTGGCGACTTCCGCGATGGATGCGGGCGCGGATGGCGTGATGGTGCTCTTGCCGTTCTACTACGGCCCGACCATCCCGTCGGCGATGGATCACCTGCGCGCGGTGTCCCACGCGATCGGGCAGCCGATCATGGTCTATAACAACCCGTGGTTCGCCGGGTTCGAGTTGTCCCCGGAGCAGGTGCGTACCCTGGTCGATGAGGGCGTCGTGAACTCGATCAAGGCCGCCCACGGCGACCCGATGCGCGTCAATTACCTCAAATACCTCTGCGGCGACAAGATCACGGCGCTTTACGGGCACGACTATGCGCCGCTGGAGGCGTTTGCAGCGGGCGGCGATGGCTGGCTGTCCGGCTTCCCCAACGTCGTGCCGGATCTGGCCGTTGAGCTGTTCGATGCGGTGCACAACAAAGCCGATCTGACGCTCGCCCAGAGCATTTGGGCGCGTATCGCGCCGCTTGGTTACTACTTCATGTACGAGCGCACCGGCCCGAATGCGGCACCCCACTGGCTGACCGTGTTCAAGGAAATGCTCCGGCTGTTGGGCGAGGACATCGGCATGCCGCGTTTGCCCGCGGTGGAAATGACGCCTGACGAGCGGGCGGTGCTCCGCAAGTACGTGGCGATGGTCTATCCCGAACAGGTTGCTGCGGACTAG
- a CDS encoding ABC transporter substrate-binding protein — MTKRLTLGLVLLITLALAIQPTASLSTAKAQQADKITIALVLNTSDYKTVEPLVQQWAEETGVEVEIIEENTQTYVADYILAANTQSPKLDMIMFWDFYLDQLAPMLTPLDGSADPAVAISDEDRADFIDIALTDYNGHPYIMPYGLDVRLLYYRTDLLEEAGYTEPPQTWDELVEVAQALTKDLDGDGNIDQWGFVSLGLAGQVFNTYTFFDFLFQKGGQIFDEDGNPVFNSPEGVEALQYMVDLKNLYEVMPPDVISYDNNEVHEGFLAGKFAMTNHWPYLYGMTAGTDLEDVVGYALEPAPEGGSSMTTFNRWGFGIPSMSENKETAWDLIQYLTSTESGIFEYSQMLDWPVRTSVYESPELADLVPERHREFSEFVFNVAESYAETVILPRGGETSQILGEYIDQAMAGSMSPEDALNTAANSIAELLAE, encoded by the coding sequence TTGACAAAACGACTCACACTCGGTCTTGTGCTGCTCATCACCCTGGCATTGGCGATTCAGCCCACGGCTTCACTCTCGACCGCGAAGGCTCAGCAGGCCGATAAAATCACCATCGCTTTGGTTTTGAATACCAGCGACTACAAGACCGTCGAACCGCTCGTGCAGCAGTGGGCGGAGGAAACGGGCGTCGAAGTCGAAATCATCGAGGAAAACACGCAAACCTACGTGGCCGACTATATTCTGGCCGCCAACACCCAAAGCCCCAAGTTGGACATGATCATGTTCTGGGATTTCTATCTCGACCAGCTCGCGCCGATGCTGACGCCGCTGGACGGCAGCGCTGACCCGGCGGTCGCGATTTCCGACGAAGATCGCGCGGACTTCATCGACATCGCCCTGACGGATTACAACGGCCATCCCTACATCATGCCGTACGGGCTGGACGTGCGCTTGCTCTACTACCGCACCGACCTGCTGGAAGAAGCGGGATACACCGAGCCGCCGCAGACCTGGGATGAGCTGGTAGAAGTTGCGCAGGCGCTCACCAAGGACCTGGATGGTGACGGTAACATCGATCAGTGGGGCTTCGTGTCGCTGGGCCTCGCGGGGCAGGTGTTCAACACCTACACCTTCTTCGACTTCCTCTTCCAAAAGGGCGGCCAGATCTTTGACGAAGACGGCAACCCGGTCTTCAACAGCCCTGAAGGCGTCGAAGCGCTGCAATACATGGTCGATCTGAAGAATCTGTACGAAGTGATGCCGCCCGACGTGATCTCGTACGATAACAACGAGGTGCACGAAGGCTTCCTGGCCGGGAAGTTCGCCATGACGAACCACTGGCCGTATCTGTACGGCATGACGGCAGGCACGGACCTTGAAGACGTGGTCGGCTACGCGCTGGAGCCTGCGCCCGAGGGCGGCTCATCAATGACGACCTTCAACCGTTGGGGCTTCGGCATTCCTTCTATGTCGGAAAACAAAGAGACGGCCTGGGACCTCATCCAGTACCTGACCAGCACAGAATCGGGTATTTTCGAATACAGCCAGATGCTGGACTGGCCGGTGCGTACCTCTGTCTACGAGTCGCCGGAGCTGGCGGACCTCGTGCCTGAGCGTCACCGCGAGTTCTCCGAGTTCGTGTTCAACGTGGCGGAATCGTACGCCGAAACCGTCATCCTGCCGCGCGGCGGCGAGACCTCTCAGATTCTGGGTGAATACATCGACCAGGCAATGGCCGGGTCGATGTCCCCCGAAGATGCGCTGAATACGGCAGCGAACTCGATTGCGGAACTGCTCGCAGAATAG
- a CDS encoding GntR family transcriptional regulator — protein sequence MPTSHGKITYVSLADECYNRIRSDILNNIIPWGEQLDVAQLAEDFGVSRSPVNKAIERLAHEGLVEIQPNKGSYIRTPTIRDIDEVTEIRSAIEKLACELAYTKNRDQLIAALEKNEQTLAPYQDNQQDVPFDVFREYDREFHTTFARLADNSRLMEIFGMIRNQVELFRTKTYLADKTQKAVDRHHEVLDRLKDDRLDDAISALIQHVEEVRLDTISSLS from the coding sequence ATGCCTACATCCCACGGGAAAATCACCTACGTTTCACTGGCCGACGAATGCTATAACCGGATCCGGTCGGATATTCTGAACAATATCATTCCCTGGGGAGAGCAGCTTGACGTCGCGCAGCTCGCAGAAGACTTTGGCGTCAGCCGGTCGCCGGTCAATAAGGCCATCGAACGCCTGGCGCACGAAGGGCTGGTCGAGATCCAGCCGAACAAAGGCAGCTATATCCGCACCCCGACCATCCGCGACATCGACGAGGTGACCGAGATCCGCTCGGCCATCGAGAAGCTGGCATGCGAGCTGGCCTACACCAAGAACCGCGACCAGTTGATCGCCGCGCTGGAAAAGAACGAACAGACACTGGCCCCCTACCAGGACAACCAACAGGACGTCCCGTTCGATGTCTTCCGCGAGTACGACCGCGAATTCCATACGACCTTTGCGCGACTGGCCGACAACAGCCGTCTGATGGAAATCTTCGGCATGATCCGCAATCAGGTCGAGCTGTTCCGTACGAAAACTTACCTGGCGGACAAAACGCAAAAAGCGGTCGATCGTCACCACGAAGTGCTGGACCGCCTGAAAGATGACCGGCTGGACGACGCAATCAGCGCTCTGATCCAGCACGTCGAAGAAGTGCGCCTCGACACGATCTCGTCGCTGTCGTAG
- a CDS encoding dihydrofolate reductase family protein, giving the protein MSKVICGITMSVDGFVAGPNQSEQNPFGDVPDTEGLLHSWMFDEPERHAAELAELSSVAGAYIMGRNMYGPAGEKYDHSWKGWWGDDPPFHAPVFVLTHKSRDPILMEGGTTFTFVPDGIRAALKQAEKAAGGKPVAIAGGANVVNQYLAANAIDELWLHIAPGTIGQGARLFDQIPNLRMEPISLSGTSLITHIKYRIIK; this is encoded by the coding sequence ATGAGCAAAGTCATCTGTGGCATAACGATGTCGGTCGACGGATTCGTCGCTGGACCAAACCAATCAGAACAAAATCCCTTTGGTGATGTACCTGACACCGAAGGCTTGTTGCATAGTTGGATGTTTGACGAACCCGAACGGCACGCGGCTGAACTGGCTGAACTCAGCTCAGTTGCGGGCGCCTACATCATGGGTCGCAACATGTACGGTCCAGCCGGAGAAAAGTATGACCACTCCTGGAAAGGCTGGTGGGGCGACGATCCGCCTTTTCATGCCCCAGTTTTTGTGCTGACTCACAAATCACGCGACCCGATCCTGATGGAAGGGGGGACCACCTTTACTTTCGTACCGGACGGTATCCGGGCGGCACTCAAGCAAGCGGAGAAAGCTGCCGGGGGCAAACCAGTCGCGATTGCCGGAGGTGCTAACGTCGTGAATCAATATTTGGCGGCAAATGCAATCGATGAACTCTGGCTCCACATTGCTCCAGGAACGATCGGTCAAGGCGCGAGATTGTTCGACCAGATTCCAAACCTCCGCATGGAACCAATAAGTCTAAGTGGGACGAGCCTGATAACTCATATCAAGTACCGCATTATCAAGTGA
- a CDS encoding FAD-binding oxidoreductase, producing MFEGQVIGPDDAGYDAARTVFYGGIDRHPAAIVRAANAADVSRVVLLARETGQELAIRSGGHSVAGHSVSEGGIVLDLSTMKALEIDVEHRTAWAETGLTAGEYATAAGAHGLATGFGDSGLVGIGGITLGGGMGYLVRKYGLTIDDLLAAELVTANGQLLHVDADTYPDLFWAIRGGGGNFGVVTRFKYRLHEVDSVIGGMLILPATPDVLRSFVAEAEAAPEELSTMVNVMTAPPLPFIPAEYHGQLITMGMMCYAGEIDAGERAIAPFRALATPLADMLRPMPYPEIFPPDDGNFHPVLVDRSMFLDAIDDEAVDVIFKYLKASTAQTAAAHIRVLGGAMARVPVDATAFPHRKRHVLVNVAALYEDPGEKEAHAAWVADFAADLRQDSTGVYVNFLGDEGEARVHEAYPGPTWDRLAAIKARYDPTNVFRLNHNIPPARDT from the coding sequence ATGTTTGAAGGCCAGGTGATCGGGCCGGATGATGCCGGATACGATGCCGCGCGCACCGTCTTCTACGGCGGGATCGACCGGCATCCGGCGGCCATTGTCCGCGCGGCGAACGCCGCCGACGTGTCGCGCGTCGTCCTACTGGCGCGGGAAACCGGCCAGGAGCTTGCCATTCGCAGTGGCGGCCACAGTGTAGCCGGTCACAGCGTCTCCGAGGGAGGCATCGTGCTCGACCTGTCGACCATGAAGGCGCTTGAGATTGACGTCGAACATCGTACCGCGTGGGCCGAAACGGGCCTGACTGCGGGGGAATACGCGACGGCAGCCGGGGCGCATGGCCTCGCAACCGGCTTCGGTGACAGCGGGCTGGTCGGCATCGGCGGGATCACGCTCGGCGGCGGGATGGGGTATCTCGTCCGCAAGTACGGCCTCACCATTGATGACCTGCTCGCGGCGGAACTCGTAACAGCAAACGGGCAACTGCTCCACGTAGACGCCGACACGTACCCGGATCTGTTCTGGGCGATCCGGGGTGGCGGGGGCAACTTTGGCGTGGTGACGCGCTTCAAGTACCGGTTGCACGAAGTCGATTCGGTGATTGGCGGCATGCTGATCCTGCCAGCGACGCCCGACGTGCTCCGCTCTTTCGTTGCGGAGGCAGAAGCTGCCCCGGAAGAACTGTCGACGATGGTCAATGTCATGACCGCGCCGCCGCTGCCGTTCATTCCTGCCGAGTATCACGGCCAGTTGATCACGATGGGGATGATGTGCTATGCGGGCGAGATTGATGCGGGCGAACGCGCCATCGCGCCGTTTCGGGCGCTCGCCACGCCGCTCGCCGACATGCTCCGCCCCATGCCATATCCAGAAATCTTCCCGCCTGACGACGGGAACTTTCACCCGGTCCTCGTCGATCGTTCGATGTTCCTTGACGCCATCGATGACGAGGCGGTGGACGTGATATTCAAGTATCTTAAAGCGTCAACGGCGCAAACGGCTGCCGCTCACATCCGCGTGCTCGGTGGCGCAATGGCCCGCGTGCCCGTTGACGCCACGGCGTTCCCACATCGCAAACGGCATGTCCTGGTGAACGTCGCCGCACTCTACGAAGATCCGGGCGAGAAAGAAGCGCACGCGGCGTGGGTCGCGGACTTCGCGGCAGATCTGCGTCAGGACAGCACAGGGGTTTACGTGAATTTTCTGGGTGACGAGGGAGAAGCGCGGGTCCACGAAGCCTATCCCGGCCCAACCTGGGACCGGCTGGCAGCCATCAAGGCGCGTTACGATCCGACCAATGTTTTCCGGCTCAACCACAACATTCCACCGGCCAGAGATACCTGA
- a CDS encoding helix-turn-helix domain-containing protein gives MTHIRYVPSPPLTFYIDYLYYLDGRMPYVHETILPLPVLDLKINLGGAFKVYENGHADTFTEGWCVGLWKVPHMLDWPHDLRLFGVRFKPDGAYPFLQVSLSELRNRVVTLDAMWGRAAGELRERLYAAPTIQAGFRLLEQFLQDHLSEAPPGLNVVRYGTTQVEQCHGVLSIRDLSDQIGISQNQLGRQFQRFVGVSVKELARLYRFETILNMLDPTQPVEWTRIAHQTGYYDQSHLNKDFLAFTGHNPTDYLQFRRRTYLENPEHARTHLRQLAID, from the coding sequence GTGACTCATATTCGCTACGTTCCCTCCCCCCCACTCACGTTCTATATCGACTATCTCTACTACCTTGACGGTCGCATGCCGTACGTGCATGAGACCATCTTGCCCTTGCCCGTGCTTGATCTGAAGATCAATCTAGGCGGCGCTTTCAAGGTCTATGAGAACGGCCATGCCGACACCTTCACGGAAGGCTGGTGCGTCGGGCTGTGGAAAGTGCCCCATATGCTCGACTGGCCGCACGATCTGCGACTTTTTGGCGTGCGTTTCAAGCCGGACGGCGCGTACCCCTTCTTGCAGGTTTCTCTGTCGGAGCTGCGCAACCGTGTGGTCACGCTGGACGCGATGTGGGGTCGCGCCGCGGGCGAGCTTCGCGAGCGTCTGTACGCTGCGCCCACCATCCAGGCAGGCTTCCGGCTATTGGAGCAATTCTTGCAGGATCACCTTAGCGAAGCGCCGCCAGGATTGAACGTCGTGCGTTATGGCACGACGCAGGTCGAGCAATGCCACGGCGTGTTGTCGATCCGAGACCTCAGCGACCAGATCGGCATCAGCCAGAATCAGCTTGGCAGGCAGTTCCAGCGATTCGTCGGCGTCTCCGTGAAGGAGCTGGCCCGGCTCTACCGGTTCGAAACGATTCTCAACATGCTCGATCCCACCCAGCCTGTCGAGTGGACGCGGATCGCGCACCAGACGGGCTACTACGATCAATCACACCTCAACAAAGACTTCCTGGCATTCACCGGGCATAACCCAACAGACTACCTGCAGTTCCGGCGGCGCACGTACCTGGAAAACCCGGAACACGCGCGCACCCACCTCCGCCAACTGGCAATTGATTGA
- a CDS encoding DAK2 domain-containing protein has product MAALETPEIVAAIDRAADRMIELRDVLNRLDAALGDGDTGITVAKCAAGIKAYQVSAEPGDDLGNYLIKMGIAVNRAASSSLGTLIATALMRAGKEVQGAASLDEPALARMLLAADVGVQERGKAKPGDKTIVDALHPAAEAFNAAIDRGESLTTAAAQMLEAARQGRDAVIASRSKIGRAAWVGERTENQPDPGAVLLVQMVEAALEVEPSEPGSTLE; this is encoded by the coding sequence ATGGCCGCCCTTGAAACACCGGAGATTGTCGCTGCAATCGATCGCGCTGCGGATCGCATGATCGAGCTGCGCGACGTCCTGAACCGCCTCGATGCCGCGCTCGGCGATGGGGATACGGGCATCACCGTCGCCAAGTGCGCGGCGGGGATCAAAGCGTACCAGGTGAGCGCTGAGCCGGGGGATGACCTGGGAAACTACCTTATCAAGATGGGCATCGCGGTGAACCGGGCGGCGTCGAGCAGTTTGGGAACGCTCATCGCAACCGCCCTGATGCGGGCCGGTAAAGAGGTCCAGGGCGCGGCCAGTCTGGACGAGCCGGCGCTCGCCCGGATGCTGCTCGCCGCCGATGTGGGCGTTCAGGAGCGGGGCAAGGCGAAGCCGGGCGACAAGACGATTGTGGACGCGCTGCATCCGGCAGCCGAGGCTTTCAATGCTGCGATCGACAGGGGCGAGTCCCTGACTACCGCCGCCGCGCAGATGCTGGAGGCGGCGCGGCAGGGGCGCGATGCGGTGATCGCAAGTCGAAGCAAGATTGGCCGGGCCGCGTGGGTGGGCGAGCGCACCGAAAACCAGCCCGATCCTGGCGCGGTTCTGTTGGTTCAGATGGTCGAAGCGGCGCTCGAAGTCGAGCCGAGCGAGCCGGGTTCGACATTGGAGTAG
- a CDS encoding carbohydrate ABC transporter permease — protein MLRRFAPYVYAFPGLLLLLVILGYPIGRGFYLSFYKYNLSTFEPPRLIGLENYEKLVADPLFIDAFQHTIAFVVVSIALEFALGLMIALLLQLDFKGRNLLRGVSLLPWMMAPVVTAFVWSWLLNGTYGIVNYAMMEANLVSKPIAWFTSTNLALPTLIFVDVWQSTPFVMLVLLAGLQNIPESLYEAARIDGAGAVRSFWHITLPLLKPSAAVALLMRTMIALRFFDAVWIITRGGPASSTEVLATYAYKKSMLGFRMGFGSAATTVIFLLAFVMSIGYIRLILRREA, from the coding sequence ATGTTACGTCGCTTTGCTCCTTACGTGTACGCATTTCCAGGCTTACTGCTGTTACTGGTCATCCTCGGCTATCCCATCGGGCGCGGATTCTACCTGAGCTTTTACAAATACAACCTGTCCACGTTCGAGCCACCGCGGCTGATCGGCTTGGAAAACTACGAGAAACTCGTTGCCGATCCTCTGTTTATCGATGCTTTCCAGCACACGATCGCGTTTGTGGTCGTCTCCATCGCGCTCGAATTTGCGCTCGGCTTGATGATCGCGCTGCTGCTCCAGCTCGATTTCAAGGGGCGCAATCTGCTGCGCGGCGTCTCACTGCTGCCCTGGATGATGGCCCCGGTCGTGACGGCGTTTGTCTGGTCCTGGCTGCTGAACGGGACGTATGGCATCGTGAACTACGCCATGATGGAGGCGAATCTGGTCTCCAAACCGATTGCGTGGTTCACGTCGACCAATCTGGCACTGCCGACCCTGATCTTTGTGGACGTGTGGCAGTCCACGCCCTTCGTGATGCTGGTGCTGCTGGCCGGTCTGCAAAACATCCCGGAATCGCTGTACGAGGCGGCGCGCATCGACGGGGCCGGTGCGGTGCGGAGCTTCTGGCATATCACGCTGCCGCTGCTAAAACCATCCGCTGCGGTCGCGCTGCTGATGCGCACCATGATCGCCCTGCGCTTCTTCGACGCGGTCTGGATCATCACGCGCGGCGGTCCCGCCAGCTCGACGGAAGTGCTTGCCACCTACGCGTACAAGAAATCGATGTTGGGATTTCGCATGGGCTTTGGTTCCGCCGCGACGACCGTTATCTTCCTGCTCGCGTTTGTAATGAGCATCGGCTACATCCGCCTCATTCTGCGGCGGGAGGCGTAA
- a CDS encoding pyridoxamine 5'-phosphate oxidase family protein, which produces MVQQEPVTVKNIDGYGAPTIPWDRVRQRLNEGINQSPESGGPDRHTHWLATVNPDGRPHVMPLGALWVDGAFYFTAGPGTRKAKNLARDPRCTITVATHDFDLVIEGEAVKVTDDARLQRIADAYAAGGWHPTVRDGAFYAEYSAPSAGPPPWDVYEVMPVTIFALGTAEPFGATRWNF; this is translated from the coding sequence ATGGTTCAACAAGAACCCGTGACGGTGAAGAATATCGATGGGTACGGAGCGCCCACCATTCCCTGGGATCGCGTCCGCCAACGCCTCAACGAAGGCATTAATCAGAGTCCGGAATCGGGCGGACCGGACCGCCATACGCACTGGCTGGCAACGGTGAATCCTGACGGCAGGCCACACGTGATGCCGTTGGGAGCCTTGTGGGTAGACGGCGCTTTCTATTTCACCGCCGGACCCGGCACGCGCAAAGCGAAGAACCTCGCCCGCGACCCACGCTGCACCATCACGGTCGCAACGCACGACTTCGATCTGGTCATCGAGGGTGAGGCGGTCAAGGTGACCGACGACGCCAGGCTCCAGCGCATTGCAGACGCGTACGCGGCGGGCGGTTGGCATCCAACCGTGCGCGATGGCGCATTTTATGCCGAATACAGTGCGCCCAGTGCCGGGCCGCCCCCGTGGGATGTCTACGAAGTGATGCCCGTAACGATCTTTGCCCTGGGCACGGCGGAGCCATTCGGCGCAACCCGCTGGAACTTCTGA